One genomic region from Rothia dentocariosa ATCC 17931 encodes:
- the galU gene encoding UTP--glucose-1-phosphate uridylyltransferase GalU has protein sequence MTKVSKSVTKAVIPAAGLGTRFLPATKATPKEMLPVVDRPAIQYVVEEAIRAGLNDVLMITGRNKRALEDHFDRVPVLESQLAEQGKDALLKAVEATNELGELHYVRQGDPKGLGHAVLRGKVHVGDEPFAVLLGDDLIDEKEDLLSRMVEVQQATGGSVIALMEVPHESISAYGAAAIEAVEGQDGYVKVTGLVEKPAPEEAPSNYAVIGRYVLSSKVFEVLENTAPGRGNEIQLTDALQTLAVGTGEGEGVYGVVFKGRRFDTGDKLSYLKANVILASEREDLGPELREWLKEFADKNC, from the coding sequence ATGACTAAAGTATCTAAGTCTGTCACTAAGGCTGTTATTCCGGCGGCTGGTCTGGGGACCAGGTTCTTGCCCGCAACGAAGGCGACTCCTAAGGAAATGCTTCCGGTCGTTGATCGCCCCGCAATTCAGTACGTGGTAGAAGAGGCAATCCGCGCCGGCCTGAACGATGTTCTTATGATTACCGGCCGTAACAAGCGTGCGCTTGAAGACCATTTTGACCGTGTTCCGGTCCTAGAAAGTCAGCTGGCCGAGCAGGGTAAAGACGCCCTTCTGAAAGCTGTTGAAGCAACGAATGAGTTGGGTGAACTGCACTATGTGCGCCAGGGCGACCCTAAAGGTCTGGGCCATGCAGTTTTGCGCGGCAAGGTACATGTAGGGGATGAACCCTTCGCGGTTTTGCTGGGCGATGACCTGATCGACGAAAAAGAGGATTTGCTCTCGCGAATGGTCGAGGTTCAGCAGGCTACCGGCGGTTCCGTGATCGCTCTTATGGAGGTTCCCCACGAGTCTATCTCAGCCTACGGTGCCGCTGCTATCGAGGCGGTTGAAGGTCAGGACGGCTACGTGAAGGTCACCGGTCTTGTTGAGAAGCCCGCCCCCGAGGAAGCACCCTCGAACTATGCGGTGATTGGTCGCTACGTGCTCAGCTCGAAGGTATTCGAGGTGCTGGAAAACACGGCTCCGGGTCGCGGCAACGAAATTCAGCTGACCGATGCACTGCAGACTTTGGCAGTCGGCACCGGCGAAGGTGAGGGCGTATACGGTGTGGTCTTCAAGGGGCGCCGCTTCGATACGGGGGATAAGCTCTCGTATCTGAAGGCAAACGTTATTCTTGCTTCCGAACGCGAAGATCTCGGCCCTGAACTTCGTGAATGGCTGAAAGAATTTGCCGATAAGAACTGCTAA
- a CDS encoding FmdB family zinc ribbon protein, translating into MPVYVYQCKNCGHAFEKRQSFSEDALRTCPQCGEDTLRKRFNTVGVVFKGSGFYSTDKGSSSSSSQAE; encoded by the coding sequence ATGCCGGTCTACGTTTACCAGTGCAAAAACTGTGGGCACGCTTTCGAGAAACGCCAGTCGTTCAGCGAGGACGCCCTGCGCACCTGCCCGCAATGCGGTGAAGACACACTTCGCAAACGCTTCAACACCGTGGGCGTCGTCTTCAAAGGATCCGGGTTCTACAGCACCGATAAAGGTTCCAGCTCAAGCTCATCTCAAGCAGAGTAG
- a CDS encoding LysR substrate-binding domain-containing protein — protein MSENSTNARAEEKARADELPHHIANLLYTPQALPAQVLERSELRIAYVPGIMPGKWFTRWHERYGDRAPLAEIPVGEGLGIQALTIELSTSQSAEPLAHMAIVRPNHEPRSRDTDEYHSIRLYEEIPVLIMPSDHVLTVLDEVSFEDLAEEFLLHDPADYPAWAEASNTWRAENPRFLPEFTGDREALELVAAGIGLYIAPMSVARFYHRKDLTYRPMRGLEPYPVTLTWRRAPVAHPRPEREETLIQDFIGIVRGRTASSERGSETKQSRAKRIADEKAKTKAKNRAANARREARDRKKSNAKKSGNLREYARHNAQAVRARRAGKKR, from the coding sequence ATGAGTGAAAACAGCACCAACGCACGGGCAGAGGAAAAAGCAAGAGCCGACGAGCTTCCGCACCATATCGCAAATCTTCTCTACACTCCGCAGGCCCTACCAGCCCAGGTGCTTGAACGCTCTGAGTTGCGCATTGCATATGTGCCGGGAATTATGCCCGGAAAATGGTTCACCCGCTGGCATGAGCGTTACGGCGACCGCGCGCCCCTGGCTGAAATTCCGGTGGGGGAGGGGTTGGGAATTCAGGCCCTTACCATAGAGCTTTCCACCTCCCAAAGCGCAGAACCGCTTGCACACATGGCGATTGTGCGCCCCAACCACGAACCGCGCAGCAGAGACACAGACGAGTACCACAGCATCAGGCTGTATGAGGAAATACCCGTGCTGATCATGCCCAGCGACCACGTGCTCACAGTGCTTGACGAGGTGAGCTTTGAAGACCTCGCCGAAGAATTTCTGCTTCACGACCCCGCCGATTACCCCGCCTGGGCTGAAGCCTCCAACACATGGCGCGCCGAAAACCCAAGGTTCCTGCCCGAATTTACCGGCGATCGTGAGGCTCTTGAGCTCGTTGCCGCAGGAATTGGCCTGTACATTGCACCCATGTCCGTGGCGCGATTCTACCATCGCAAAGACCTTACCTATCGCCCGATGCGCGGCCTTGAACCCTACCCGGTGACCCTCACCTGGAGGCGGGCACCGGTGGCGCATCCGCGTCCCGAAAGAGAAGAAACTCTGATCCAGGACTTTATCGGTATTGTGCGCGGGCGAACCGCATCCAGCGAGCGAGGAAGTGAGACGAAGCAGAGCCGCGCTAAGCGCATTGCTGATGAGAAAGCAAAGACGAAAGCGAAAAACCGTGCCGCCAATGCCCGCCGTGAGGCTCGTGATCGGAAGAAATCGAACGCCAAAAAGAGCGGAAACCTCCGAGAATATGCCCGTCACAACGCTCAAGCCGTCCGTGCGCGGCGTGCAGGAAAGAAACGCTAA
- a CDS encoding NUDIX hydrolase, protein MALVMETRPAAYAVIIEQGKLLMTRWVPEDRAQSPLWSLPGGGMEPGEQADETALRETLEETGYSVAIEDILGVHAGHFPARNGLSDSTLPFCALRIVYRAHVVTGELRAEENGSSDSACWVPIAELDTLRYGTLIDEVASMMGFQNAAAWSREYQEFLADENARKI, encoded by the coding sequence ATGGCATTGGTAATGGAAACCCGTCCCGCAGCCTACGCGGTCATTATCGAGCAGGGCAAACTGCTCATGACCCGCTGGGTGCCCGAGGATCGCGCCCAAAGTCCGCTCTGGTCGCTGCCCGGCGGAGGCATGGAACCGGGCGAGCAGGCCGACGAAACCGCCCTGCGAGAAACCCTCGAAGAAACTGGGTACAGCGTTGCCATCGAAGATATTTTGGGCGTGCACGCCGGGCATTTTCCCGCGCGTAACGGGCTCTCCGACAGTACGCTGCCGTTCTGCGCCCTGCGCATCGTCTACCGCGCCCACGTGGTCACCGGCGAGCTGCGCGCCGAAGAGAACGGTTCTTCCGACAGCGCCTGCTGGGTGCCTATCGCTGAACTCGATACCCTGCGCTACGGCACCCTCATCGACGAGGTCGCATCCATGATGGGCTTTCAAAATGCCGCCGCTTGGTCGCGTGAATACCAAGAATTTCTTGCCGACGAGAACGCGAGGAAAATCTAG
- a CDS encoding glycine betaine ABC transporter substrate-binding protein, giving the protein MHYPNRPAPTRRTMISALALAPLLAACSSEDDKPKVDPSASSYGTLRVGIGALREMRAVAYLYAQALRNVGYNVEVVTNEDSRSKFLDALKQTEANTPEPDTLDLVIDYSGDLLLHLTNDGKLSPAQIQAERQAASASASAASAGVTLPPTPTNTPSHDASASEGATASPSGAINARALNITDTVAAINRVLPEHLELLDVANAQNRDVLVTTRQNEVQHKLRSLANLADVKATLSFALTSGYTSSNYGVASLKTVYKYTVENPILNENSAERVSMLSKDTAQVVLLHSADPAIEDNRFTTLEDPQTTQLNQQLLPIARRNLPDSAREAINRVSSTLDTGNLSFLLRLTSGTNPIADDEAAKFLLEHPRK; this is encoded by the coding sequence GTGCATTACCCAAACCGCCCCGCGCCTACCCGCCGCACCATGATAAGCGCCTTAGCCCTAGCTCCGCTTCTTGCCGCCTGCTCGTCAGAGGACGATAAACCGAAAGTGGATCCTTCAGCATCAAGCTACGGAACCCTGCGCGTGGGCATCGGTGCCCTGCGCGAGATGCGGGCGGTCGCATACCTGTACGCTCAGGCGCTTCGCAACGTGGGATATAACGTTGAAGTCGTCACCAACGAAGACAGCCGCAGCAAATTTCTGGATGCGCTCAAACAGACCGAAGCGAACACCCCCGAACCAGACACGCTTGACCTTGTTATTGATTACAGCGGCGATTTGCTGCTGCATCTTACGAACGACGGCAAACTTAGCCCCGCACAAATTCAGGCGGAACGCCAGGCTGCCAGTGCCAGCGCATCTGCGGCGAGTGCCGGGGTCACACTACCGCCCACCCCCACCAACACGCCTTCGCATGATGCGTCCGCCTCCGAAGGTGCAACCGCAAGCCCCAGCGGGGCCATTAACGCGCGCGCACTGAATATTACCGATACTGTTGCCGCTATTAACCGTGTGCTCCCCGAACACCTGGAACTTCTAGACGTTGCTAATGCCCAAAACCGCGATGTTCTCGTGACCACTCGCCAGAACGAAGTGCAGCATAAACTTCGTAGCCTCGCCAACCTTGCGGATGTAAAAGCTACCCTAAGTTTTGCTCTCACCAGCGGATACACCAGCAGCAACTACGGCGTTGCAAGCCTCAAAACCGTCTACAAATACACGGTCGAAAACCCTATTCTCAACGAAAATTCGGCAGAACGGGTGAGTATGCTCAGCAAAGACACCGCGCAGGTGGTCCTTTTGCACAGCGCAGACCCGGCGATTGAGGATAACCGCTTCACAACTCTCGAAGACCCACAGACTACGCAGCTGAACCAACAACTTCTTCCGATTGCGCGTCGTAACCTGCCAGATAGTGCACGCGAAGCTATAAACCGCGTATCATCTACATTAGATACGGGAAACCTATCGTTCTTGCTTCGTCTTACGAGCGGTACTAACCCCATCGCTGACGACGAGGCCGCGAAATTCTTATTAGAGCATCCAAGGAAGTAA
- a CDS encoding DedA family protein, with protein sequence MKEWFAALPLELAVVIMWGIGILRTSIVYALGYLAATGSARLERIRNAMQTPLYTRATAMINRWGAYAVPLCFLTVGLQTAVIITTGFTKMPMRRWLPGMLLGTLIWAIIYVTIGFALLAAFGFEPWMVPLIFVALILISLTASKIRTYIADKRQS encoded by the coding sequence GTGAAAGAATGGTTTGCGGCTCTGCCTCTCGAACTTGCTGTCGTCATCATGTGGGGCATCGGTATTTTGCGCACCAGCATCGTCTACGCCCTGGGCTACCTTGCCGCCACGGGAAGCGCGCGCCTAGAGCGCATCCGTAACGCCATGCAGACCCCGCTCTACACACGAGCCACCGCCATGATCAACCGGTGGGGAGCCTACGCCGTGCCGCTGTGTTTTCTGACGGTCGGACTGCAGACCGCCGTCATCATTACCACGGGGTTCACGAAAATGCCGATGCGCCGCTGGCTGCCCGGCATGCTTCTGGGCACCCTGATATGGGCGATTATCTACGTCACTATCGGGTTTGCCCTCCTCGCCGCCTTCGGATTTGAGCCGTGGATGGTGCCACTCATCTTTGTCGCGCTTATTCTGATCAGCCTGACAGCCTCAAAGATTCGCACCTATATCGCTGATAAGCGGCAGTCTTAG
- a CDS encoding 5-formyltetrahydrofolate cyclo-ligase: MKPEPSTVSAPHESNDAPHSKTPEDTALDKQILRSQIRPQRLIVKNARTAAEHEQMKQQYRDHILSLIPKDAQAQTIAAYLPTASEPPITAALHDLHARGHRILVPVVRPARTLAWVVWDPHVEHPLNGLGIAEPEGEEYDTQAFVAADLRLVPALAYARNGRRLGQGGGYYDRIIPALSADKLRESTVGVVFSHEVLESIPYDEWDAVLPRVLTENGIEPLGDSTL; this comes from the coding sequence ATGAAACCCGAGCCCAGCACCGTATCCGCCCCGCACGAGAGCAACGATGCGCCCCACAGCAAAACTCCCGAAGATACCGCCCTCGACAAGCAGATACTGCGCTCCCAAATTCGCCCGCAACGCCTGATCGTCAAAAACGCCCGCACAGCGGCGGAACACGAGCAGATGAAACAGCAATACCGCGACCATATTCTTTCGCTGATCCCCAAGGACGCGCAGGCGCAAACTATCGCGGCGTACCTGCCCACCGCCTCCGAACCGCCTATCACCGCAGCGCTTCACGACCTGCACGCGCGCGGGCACCGCATCCTGGTGCCCGTAGTACGCCCGGCACGCACCCTCGCCTGGGTTGTCTGGGACCCACACGTGGAGCATCCGCTCAACGGCTTGGGCATTGCCGAACCCGAAGGCGAAGAGTATGACACCCAGGCTTTTGTTGCCGCCGACCTGCGGCTAGTTCCGGCGCTCGCCTATGCACGCAACGGCCGCCGTCTAGGGCAGGGCGGAGGCTACTATGACCGCATCATCCCTGCCCTTTCGGCAGATAAACTGCGTGAGAGCACCGTAGGCGTGGTGTTTTCCCATGAAGTGCTCGAAAGCATTCCCTACGATGAATGGGATGCCGTGCTCCCCCGCGTGCTGACCGAGAACGGCATAGAGCCCCTCGGCGATTCCACGCTCTAG